CCTTGGTCTCTTCGGGCCCCATGCCGGCGGTCGGCTCGTCGAGCAGCAGCAGTTCCGGCTCCGAGACCAGCGCGATCGCGATCTCCAGCGCCCGCTGTTGGCCATGCGCGAGGAACTTTGCCAGATCGCTGCGCTTGCCGAGCAATCCGACAGCCTCGAGCGCACCGTCAGCACGCGCATTCAGCTCGGACAGCCGGGTGCGGTTGCGCCAGATGTCGTAGCTCACGGACAGTGCCTGCGCCGCCACGCGGACGTTCTCGTGGACGGACAGGTCCGGAAAGATGTTCGTAATCTGATACGAGCGCGAAATGCCCCGATGGACGAAGCGGTGCTGTGGCAGGCCGTTGAGCTCGCGCCCCTTGAAATGGAGATTGCCCGACGTCGGAGTCAACGCACCGGAGAGAATGTTGAAGAATGTGCTCTTGCCAGCACCGTTCGGCCCGATGATCGAGGTGAGCTGGCCGGCTGCGAACGACACCGTGATGCCTTCGAGCGCGACGAAGCCGC
The nucleotide sequence above comes from Bradyrhizobium sp. NDS-1. Encoded proteins:
- a CDS encoding ABC transporter ATP-binding protein; protein product: MSEELLRAEGIGKRFGGFVALEGITVSFAAGQLTSIIGPNGAGKSTFFNILSGALTPTSGNLHFKGRELNGLPQHRFVHRGISRSYQITNIFPDLSVHENVRVAAQALSVSYDIWRNRTRLSELNARADGALEAVGLLGKRSDLAKFLAHGQQRALEIAIALVSEPELLLLDEPTAGMGPEETKEMVALLERLADKRTVLLVEHKMKMVLGLSKRVVVLHHGRLLADGAPDEIRSNPDVRRVYLGQSEGYG